One window of Ziziphus jujuba cultivar Dongzao chromosome 5, ASM3175591v1 genomic DNA carries:
- the LOC107435570 gene encoding G-type lectin S-receptor-like serine/threonine-protein kinase At5g35370, which yields MAKLGSEGRFTIMSSTADKWVEEFIAPEYSRVPAICGKMGVYDTGKMSCTCPSGFHRGPGENGGCVPKDNTLSLPTACNSGANNGSGLNLMSISYLKLEDGMDYFANNFMAPEELGVNLSTCQDLCSKNCSCLGFFYRNHSGNCYMLRNDLGSIYTGTKNRIGYIKTSLAASSTTVSKKEEKFPVAGMVLIPIFGFFMLITIMVLAILWLRKTRYSKVVAATNLGSWNSSSSAPELTVTTLPGLPIRFDFDELVSATENFKNSIGSGGFGTVYRGTLPDQTAVAVKKITNLGATAKKEFYTETAIIGSIRHANLVRLKGFCIHGNLRLLVFEFMNKGSLEKILFGTGLVLEWKERLKIVLGIAKGLAYLHSGCQHKIIHCDIKPENILLHGEGSAKISDFGMSKLLDHHGNSKLLTIMRGTRGYMAPEWLTSSGITDKSDVYSFGMVLLEIVSGRRNCSLLIQSTESGSNGPSFSSSSLESGSVYFPAVALELHKQGMYLKLADPRLEGRVDSEEVEKMVRVALCCVQIVPELRPTMAEVVAMLEDRLSLSEPRIEALNFLQSFGGRLTKHAQN from the coding sequence ATGGCCAAGTTGGGATCAGAAGGGAGGTTTACGATCATGAGCTCAACGGCAGATAAGTGGGTTGAAGAATTTATTGCTCCTGAATACAGTCGAGTTCCAGCAATTTGCGGAAAAATGGGAGTTTATGACACAGGCAAAATGTCTTGTACGTGCCCATCTGGTTTTCATAGAGGACCAGGTGAAAACGGTGGTTGTGTGCCAAAAGATAATACATTATCTTTGCCTACAGCATGTAATTCAGGTGCCAATAATGGCTCGGGATTGAATTTGATGTCAATTTCTTATTTGAAACTTGAGGATGGGATGGACTATTTTGCTAATAATTTTATGGCGCCTGAGGAGCTTGGTGTAAACCTATCAACATGTCAAGATCTATGCTCCAAAAATTGTTCATGCTTGGGCTTTTTCTATAGAAATCACTCTGGCAATTGTTATATGCTTCGGAATGATCTCGGTTCCATATACACTGGTACAAAAAATCGCATTGGCTACATAAAGACTTCATTAGCAGCTTCTTCCACCACAGttagcaaaaaggaagaaaaattccCAGTAGCAGGAATGGTGTTAATACCTATATTTGGCTTCTTCATGTTAATCACCATTATGGTCCTAGCAATTCTCTGGCTAAGAAAAACAAGGTATTCAAAAGTTGTAGCGGCTACGAATCTGGGCAGTTGGAATTCATCTTCATCAGCACCAGAGCTTACAGTGACCACTCTTCCAGGTTTGCCAATAAGATTTGATTTTGATGAGCTTGTTTCTGCTACTGAAAATTTCAAGAACAGTATTGGAAGTGGCGGCTTTGGCACTGTTTATAGAGGTACTCTGCCAGACCAAACTGCTGTCGCAGTGAAAAAGATAACAAATCTAGGAGCCACTGCCAAGAAGGAATTCTACACCGAGACTGCAATCATCGGAAGCATTCGCCATGCCAATCTAGTTAGATTGAAAGGATTTTGTATCCATGGAAATCTGCGCCTTCTAGTATTTGAGTTCATGAATAAAGGATCCTTGGAAAAGATTCTTTTCGGAACAGGGTTGGTTCTAGAATGGAAAGAGAGATTGAAAATAGTGCTAGGAATAGCAAAGGGACTTGCTTATTTACATAGTGGATGTCAACACAAGATCATCCACTGTGACATCAAGCCAGAGAACATTCTACTGCACGGAGAAGGTTCAGCGAAAATCTCCGATTTTGGGATGTCAAAGCTGCTAGATCACCATGGAAACTCCAAGCTATTAACGATTATGAGAGGGACAAGAGGCTATATGGCACCTGAATGGCTCACTAGCTCTGGCATCACTGACAAATCAGATGTTTATAGCTTTGGGATGGTTTTACTGGAAATTGTGAGTGGAAGAAGGAATTGCTCATTGTTGATACAAAGCACTGAATCCGGATCAAATGGCCCATCCTTCTCTTCTTCGAGTCTTGAATCAGGATCCGTTTATTTCCCTGCAGTTGCACTGGAATTGCATAAGCAAGGAATGTATTTGAAGCTAGCAGACCCAAGACTAGAGGGGCGAGTGGATAGTGAAGAGGTTGAGAAGATGGTGCGGGTGGCTCTGTGTTGTGTACAGATAGTGCCAGAGCTTAGGCCAACTATGGCTGAAGTGGTTGCCATGTTGGAAGATCGATTGTCTTTAAGTGAGCCTAGGATCGAGGCCTTGAATTTCTTGCAGTCATTTGGAGGGAGACTCACCAAACATGCACAAAACTAA